The Acetivibrio saccincola genome window below encodes:
- a CDS encoding NUDIX domain-containing protein: MEYEEKTVSKENVFDGNIIGVDVLKVSQPDGKEATREIVRHSGGAAVVPINEKGEVYLVRQYRKPVEAELLEIPAGKLDEGEEPLECAKRELKEETGLEAKKIKHLIDLYCAPGYSSEKIYIYAATDLVEGEPCADEGEFITTEKIHINKLVEMVMNNEIPDAKTVVGILLAEKIVKGEIKI; this comes from the coding sequence ATGGAGTACGAAGAAAAAACGGTGTCAAAAGAGAATGTATTTGACGGAAATATAATAGGGGTGGATGTACTGAAAGTTTCTCAACCGGACGGGAAAGAGGCTACAAGGGAAATTGTAAGGCATAGCGGTGGTGCCGCCGTAGTACCTATAAATGAAAAAGGAGAAGTTTATTTGGTAAGGCAGTATAGAAAGCCTGTGGAGGCTGAATTATTAGAAATTCCCGCAGGGAAGCTGGATGAGGGGGAAGAGCCTTTAGAATGTGCAAAAAGGGAGCTGAAAGAAGAAACGGGACTTGAAGCAAAGAAAATAAAGCATTTGATAGACTTATACTGTGCCCCCGGCTATTCCAGCGAAAAGATATACATATATGCAGCAACGGATTTGGTGGAAGGAGAGCCATGTGCCGATGAAGGGGAATTTATTACCACAGAGAAAATACACATTAATAAACTTGTAGAAATGGTTATGAATAATGAAATACCTGATGCTAAAACTGTTGTGGGAATTCTTTTAGCAGAAAAAATAGTAAAGGGTGAAATAAAAATATAG
- the xerD gene encoding site-specific tyrosine recombinase XerD — protein sequence MEELIVKFLDFLENDKKLSLNTLQSYKRDIEQFITYLKEMKINNITSINKTTVIAYLLHLQKKGRATSTISRNLASIRSFCQCLTKNDIIKQDPTEQLESPKVEKKLPQILSTKEVELLLEQPKCDDLKGYRDKAMLELLYATGIRVSELICLDVDDVNTDMGFIRCTKGSKERMVPLGSISINALNEYLTKSRKYLIQKKDEKALFVNVNGKRLTRQGFWKIIKQYKNQAKINKDITPHTLRHSFAAHLLENGADLRSIQEMLGHSDISSTQIYAQIAKNRIKEVYKKTHPRA from the coding sequence ATGGAAGAGTTAATTGTTAAGTTTTTAGACTTTTTAGAAAATGATAAAAAACTGTCTTTAAATACCCTGCAGTCATACAAAAGGGATATTGAGCAATTCATTACATACTTGAAAGAGATGAAAATAAACAACATAACAAGCATCAATAAAACTACGGTTATTGCCTATCTCTTGCATTTGCAAAAGAAGGGAAGGGCCACATCAACTATATCTCGTAATTTGGCTTCTATAAGGTCCTTTTGTCAGTGTTTAACAAAAAACGATATAATTAAACAGGACCCTACAGAACAGCTTGAGTCGCCAAAGGTGGAGAAGAAACTTCCACAGATATTGTCTACAAAAGAAGTTGAATTGCTTTTAGAACAGCCAAAATGTGATGACTTAAAGGGTTACAGGGACAAAGCCATGTTAGAACTTCTTTATGCAACGGGTATAAGGGTTTCAGAGCTTATATGCTTAGATGTTGATGATGTCAACACTGATATGGGCTTTATAAGATGTACCAAAGGTTCAAAAGAGAGAATGGTGCCCCTTGGCTCAATTTCTATTAATGCACTGAATGAGTATTTGACTAAGTCCAGAAAGTATCTTATACAGAAAAAAGATGAAAAGGCGTTATTTGTCAATGTAAATGGAAAAAGATTAACGAGGCAGGGTTTTTGGAAGATAATAAAGCAGTATAAAAATCAGGCTAAAATCAACAAAGATATAACGCCGCATACATTAAGACATTCCTTTGCAGCACATTTACTAGAGAACGGGGCGGATTTGAGATCCATTCAGGAAATGCTTGGGCACTCTGATATATCATCAACACAAATTTATGCCCAGATAGCAAAAAACAGGATAAAGGAAGTGTATAAGAAAACCCACCCAAGGGCATAA
- a CDS encoding Ger(x)C family spore germination protein has protein sequence MKRTVKSVGIIVILVTLLTGMTGCFDAREVDDLAYPMAIGFDKGDNNLLKMTLQLALPVAIAGGGGEEAPGGGGKTSSIVTLEVPAIFSGLNMANTFISKQINLSHVKVIIFSEELAKEGIDKYLTAIARGREFRPSMFVVVAVGSAEEYIRAVEPALETNPAKYYEMKLRAFDYTAFTADTRFYKFYNNLKSTSSQAYAVLASIGRFEKSSEISDEKSTYREKGRQVPLEGDFIAGDMPKTGDVKAEIMGLAVFDGAKMVGVLDGADTMAHLLVKGDFKYSFSTLPDPMKEGYFVLLGIEQGRAPKKKVEMVDGVPNINIDIFLEGNIQSIQSGINYEEGENLKILEKAVAEFFEEEIMRYLKKTIEYGVDVSGFGQLMKSKFLTWDEWENFDWLTRYKDSVFNVNVDVVIRRSGLIVRTVPFPDSD, from the coding sequence ATGAAAAGAACAGTTAAAAGTGTAGGTATTATAGTTATTTTAGTAACTTTATTAACCGGAATGACAGGATGTTTTGATGCAAGAGAAGTGGATGACTTAGCTTACCCTATGGCTATTGGATTTGATAAGGGGGATAATAATTTGCTCAAAATGACCCTTCAGCTGGCACTGCCTGTTGCAATAGCCGGAGGAGGCGGTGAAGAAGCTCCCGGGGGAGGTGGCAAAACTTCCAGTATAGTGACATTAGAAGTTCCTGCAATATTCTCAGGGCTTAATATGGCAAATACTTTTATAAGTAAGCAGATAAATCTTTCTCACGTAAAGGTTATTATATTTTCAGAGGAACTTGCAAAGGAAGGAATAGATAAGTATCTTACTGCCATTGCAAGGGGGAGGGAGTTTAGGCCCAGTATGTTTGTAGTGGTTGCAGTAGGTTCGGCAGAAGAATATATACGTGCTGTAGAGCCTGCTTTAGAAACCAACCCCGCAAAGTACTATGAGATGAAGTTAAGGGCATTTGATTATACTGCGTTTACAGCAGACACCAGATTTTATAAATTTTACAACAACCTAAAGAGCACAAGCAGTCAGGCATATGCCGTATTAGCTTCCATAGGTAGGTTTGAAAAATCCAGTGAAATAAGTGATGAAAAGTCCACATACAGGGAAAAGGGAAGGCAAGTTCCCCTAGAGGGTGATTTTATCGCAGGGGATATGCCTAAGACGGGTGATGTAAAGGCAGAGATAATGGGACTTGCTGTTTTTGACGGTGCAAAAATGGTAGGTGTATTAGACGGAGCTGATACTATGGCTCACCTATTAGTTAAAGGTGATTTTAAATACAGCTTTTCCACTTTACCGGATCCAATGAAGGAGGGCTATTTTGTACTTTTAGGTATTGAACAGGGAAGAGCACCTAAAAAGAAAGTTGAAATGGTAGATGGTGTTCCTAACATAAATATAGATATTTTTTTAGAAGGAAATATACAGTCTATACAAAGCGGCATAAACTACGAAGAAGGTGAAAATTTAAAAATTTTAGAAAAGGCAGTAGCAGAGTTTTTTGAAGAAGAAATAATGAGATATCTTAAAAAAACTATAGAATACGGTGTGGATGTAAGTGGGTTCGGGCAATTGATGAAAAGCAAATTCCTTACATGGGATGAGTGGGAAAATTTTGATTGGCTTACCAGGTATAAAGACTCTGTTTTTAATGTAAACGTGGATGTAGTAATAAGAAGATCCGGACTTATAGTAAGGACGGTACCATTTCCAGATTCAGACTAA
- the proC gene encoding pyrroline-5-carboxylate reductase, with protein MDLKVGFIGAGNMGCAMIKSIVNSKFIKKEDIFVYDIDKGKLSNLKSETGVTILNDSGGVIEKSDIIILAVKPNMVKNVLEANKDAFDDKKILVSVAVGIPIKFYQDIIGNDKKIVRTMPNTPALVGEGMTLMCYDENILSGEEFSKVKKIFECFGKVEVLDEKLMNEVTAVTGSSPAYVFMFIEAMADAAVLSGLPRDLSYKLAAQAVLGSAKLVLETGKHPGELKDQVCSPAGTTIEAVKTLEKHGFRYAIIDAMEECTKKARKIGKG; from the coding sequence ATGGATTTAAAGGTAGGTTTTATAGGTGCGGGAAATATGGGATGTGCTATGATAAAAAGCATTGTAAATTCTAAATTTATTAAAAAGGAAGATATTTTTGTTTATGATATTGACAAAGGGAAACTGTCAAATCTTAAATCAGAGACAGGTGTTACCATTCTAAATGACAGTGGAGGGGTTATTGAAAAATCTGATATTATCATCCTGGCTGTAAAACCAAATATGGTTAAAAATGTACTTGAAGCTAATAAAGATGCCTTTGATGATAAAAAAATACTGGTTTCTGTTGCTGTAGGCATTCCTATAAAATTTTATCAAGATATTATAGGAAATGATAAAAAGATAGTCCGTACAATGCCAAATACACCTGCTTTAGTGGGTGAAGGGATGACGCTTATGTGTTATGATGAGAATATTTTATCTGGAGAAGAGTTTTCAAAAGTAAAAAAAATATTTGAATGTTTTGGAAAGGTGGAAGTTTTAGATGAAAAACTTATGAACGAGGTAACGGCGGTTACAGGAAGCAGCCCTGCTTATGTATTTATGTTCATTGAAGCGATGGCAGATGCGGCTGTTTTGTCAGGACTTCCAAGAGACCTTTCCTATAAACTCGCTGCCCAGGCTGTTTTAGGTTCTGCAAAACTGGTTTTGGAAACAGGGAAGCATCCGGGAGAGCTGAAAGACCAGGTTTGCTCCCCTGCAGGTACCACTATAGAGGCAGTAAAAACTTTAGAAAAGCATGGATTCAGGTATGCCATAATAGATGCTATGGAAGAATGCACCAAGAAAGCCAGGAAAATTGGAAAAGGATAA
- the spoIIM gene encoding stage II sporulation protein M, which produces MFSKIREVIVNHIKSNINLYFFLFLAFVAGISAGAFTVNGLSPVQKKELNNYLHGFFQLFENQKVDGNEILRLSLIENMRQIAILWGLGVTIIGIPFIYILIGVRGFITGFTSGFIIEYLGLRGVLFSAITILPKELIIIPCLIALGVNGINFSLSIIKNKSNKDEKKNSLKINFFAYCFVTLTFSTVIFLGIFVESYIIPVFIRMTFT; this is translated from the coding sequence GTGTTTTCTAAAATACGTGAGGTAATTGTAAATCATATTAAAAGCAACATAAACTTATACTTTTTTCTGTTTTTAGCTTTTGTTGCAGGAATTTCGGCAGGAGCATTTACTGTAAACGGGTTAAGCCCCGTTCAAAAAAAAGAATTAAATAATTATTTACATGGATTTTTTCAGCTTTTTGAAAACCAAAAGGTGGATGGAAATGAAATACTGAGATTATCATTAATAGAAAACATGCGGCAAATAGCTATTTTGTGGGGTTTGGGAGTTACCATTATCGGAATACCCTTTATTTACATATTAATAGGAGTAAGGGGTTTTATAACAGGATTTACTTCAGGTTTTATTATTGAATACTTAGGGCTAAGAGGCGTACTTTTTTCGGCTATAACCATTTTACCAAAAGAATTAATAATTATTCCGTGCCTTATAGCCTTAGGAGTAAACGGGATAAATTTTTCCCTTAGTATAATAAAAAACAAATCAAATAAAGATGAGAAGAAAAACAGTTTAAAAATAAATTTTTTTGCATATTGTTTTGTTACTTTAACCTTTTCAACTGTAATATTTTTAGGTATATTTGTTGAATCATATATTATCCCTGTATTTATAAGAATGACATTTACGTAA
- a CDS encoding GerAB/ArcD/ProY family transporter — protein sequence MNNEMVFGRWEGTCLLITMIATKAVLGFPRVMMESAGVAGWILSAYISFLALIGFWIINKLYKGFPGKDILDIGESLGGKPVKIITGTVIWVYLTFMMITSLRLFGELIKSMGFPTTPPSFLMLFFFVGVFFAAYIGIESIVRFMAILVPVSVVSFLIFIFALAPLGDINNIFPLLGNGAYEIFVKGSSKVSCFSEVLFLFLIAPFMKTHENFKKSGLISIFISGVVFLSITLIFISMYPNPVAREVLLPAYQLGRTIDYGRFFKRLESILIITWSTIGFMHLSTVFFFSAHVFKKTFNLKYYRPLLFPLGVICFSISIIPERLMDVISFEAKYDRNWSWTISFGLTIILLIFANIKRKKPVKRH from the coding sequence ATGAACAATGAAATGGTTTTTGGAAGATGGGAAGGTACCTGCCTTCTTATAACGATGATTGCAACCAAAGCTGTATTGGGTTTTCCCAGAGTAATGATGGAAAGTGCAGGTGTTGCCGGATGGATTCTTTCTGCATATATATCTTTCCTTGCATTAATTGGTTTTTGGATAATAAATAAGCTTTATAAAGGTTTTCCCGGTAAAGATATCTTGGATATTGGGGAAAGCCTTGGGGGCAAACCTGTAAAAATTATAACAGGTACAGTAATTTGGGTATATTTAACATTCATGATGATTACTTCATTAAGATTATTTGGTGAACTCATAAAAAGTATGGGTTTTCCAACGACACCGCCAAGTTTTTTAATGCTGTTTTTTTTTGTGGGAGTTTTTTTTGCTGCTTATATAGGAATAGAGTCCATCGTAAGATTCATGGCAATACTTGTACCTGTCTCTGTGGTAAGCTTTTTAATATTTATATTTGCACTGGCACCTTTAGGAGATATAAACAATATTTTTCCCTTGCTTGGCAACGGGGCTTATGAAATTTTTGTTAAAGGTTCATCAAAAGTATCTTGTTTTTCTGAAGTGTTATTTTTATTTTTAATAGCTCCCTTTATGAAAACCCATGAAAATTTTAAAAAAAGCGGACTTATTTCAATTTTTATATCCGGAGTGGTTTTTTTAAGTATCACATTAATTTTTATAAGCATGTACCCGAATCCTGTGGCCAGGGAAGTATTGCTGCCTGCATATCAGTTAGGAAGAACAATTGACTATGGGAGGTTTTTTAAAAGACTTGAATCGATTTTAATAATAACCTGGTCCACAATTGGATTTATGCACCTTAGCACTGTATTTTTCTTTTCTGCCCATGTGTTTAAAAAAACATTTAATTTAAAATATTACAGACCTCTTTTATTCCCTTTAGGTGTTATCTGTTTTAGCATCAGTATAATTCCTGAAAGGCTTATGGATGTAATTAGTTTTGAAGCAAAATACGATAGGAACTGGAGTTGGACCATTTCCTTCGGGCTAACTATAATCTTACTCATTTTTGCAAATATAAAAAGAAAAAAACCTGTTAAAAGACATTGA